The proteins below come from a single Candidatus Obscuribacterales bacterium genomic window:
- a CDS encoding photosystem I assembly protein Ycf4: MTAPVASKPQRDRILRQSVLGSRRFSNYWWATVVLIGGVGFFLASLSSYFKINFIPFSNPTELIFVPQGIAMGFYGVAALLLSSYLWGVILLDVGGGYNEFNRETNQVTIFRNGFPGKNRRIEITYPLEDIQSIRVDIRDGLSPKRAIYLAVKGKGETPLTRVGQPLPLSDLENQGAELARFLGVPLEGL; the protein is encoded by the coding sequence ATGACTGCGCCTGTTGCATCGAAACCTCAACGCGATCGCATTTTACGCCAATCGGTTTTAGGATCCCGCCGCTTTAGTAACTACTGGTGGGCTACGGTGGTTTTGATTGGAGGCGTTGGCTTTTTCTTGGCCAGCCTTTCCAGCTATTTCAAAATCAATTTCATTCCCTTTTCCAATCCCACAGAGCTAATTTTCGTACCCCAGGGGATTGCTATGGGGTTTTATGGCGTCGCAGCACTCTTACTGTCAAGCTACCTGTGGGGTGTCATTTTGCTGGATGTCGGGGGTGGTTACAACGAATTTAACCGCGAAACTAACCAGGTGACGATTTTTCGCAATGGCTTTCCAGGCAAAAACCGTCGGATTGAAATCACCTATCCCCTAGAGGATATCCAGTCTATTCGCGTCGATATTCGCGATGGACTCAGCCCTAAACGAGCCATCTATTTAGCCGTTAAAGGCAAGGGCGAAACACCCTTAACCCGAGTAGGGCAACCGCTACCCTTGAGTGACTTAGAAAACCAAGGAGCTGAGTTAGCCCGGTTT